In the Armatimonadota bacterium genome, GTCCCCGGCGTAGAGCCCGTGCGGGTGACGCCGACGCTGGAAGCGCTGGGCAAGGCGTTGACCAGCCCGTGAGCCCCGCGGGCGGTGGGCGAACGGGAGGCGGACGGACGAGCGGCAAGCAGACGAGCGGAGGCGCACCGTGGCACTGATCGTCCAGAAGTACGGTGGCACGTCGGTCGCGACCGCAGAACGGGTACGCCACGTCGCCGGGCGCGTGGTGGCCACGCGCCGGGCCGGCCACGAGGTGGTGGTGGTGGTGTCGGCGCCCGGCGACATGACCGACGAGCTCATCGCGCGGGCCCGGGAGATCAGCCCGCGCCCTCCGGCCCGTGAGCTCGACATGCTGCTGGCGGTCGGCGAGCAGATCTCGATCGCCTTGCTCTCCATGGCCATTCAGGAGCTGGGGCAGGAGGCGATCTCCCTCACCGGCAGCCAGGTGCGCATCCTCACCGACGGGGTGCACACCAAGGCCCGGATCCTCGAGGTCGACCGCCGGCGCATCGACGCCGAACTGGCCCGGGGGCGCGTGGTGGTGGTGGCCGGATTCCAGGGGGTGACGCCCGACCACGAGATCACCACCCTGGGACGCGGCGGCAGCGACGTCACGGCGGTGGCCCTGGCCTCGGCGCTGGGCGCCGCCGCGTGTGAGATCTACACCGACGTGGCGGGCGTGTTCTCCGCCGACCCGCGAGTTGTGCCCGAGGCGCGCAAACTGGACGTCATCTCGTACGACGAGATGCTCGAGATGGCCAGCAGCGGCGCGGTAGTGCTGCAGACGCGGTCGGTGGAGTACGCCAAGCACTACCGGGTGCGGCTCCATGTGCGGTCCACCTGGAGCGAGGAACCCGGAACGATCGTGGAGGAGGTCCCCACCATGGAACGCGTCCGGCTGGTCACCGGGGTCACCCACGACCTGGACGTGGCCCGCATCACGATCCGCGACGTGCCCGACGTGCCGGGCATCGCCCACCGCATCTTCTCGGCGCTGGCCGCACGGCACATCAACGTGGACATGATCGTGCAGACGGCCAGCCGCGATGGGCGGGCCGACATCTCGTTCACCGTGACCAAGGCCGATGCCGCGCTGGCCGAGGAGGTGACCCGGGAGGTGGCCCGGGAGATCGGCGCAGCGGAGGTGGCGGCGGCCCAGGACGTGGCCAAGGTGTCGATCGTCGGCGCCGGCATGGCCAGCAACCCCGGGGTGGCGGCCACGATGTTCGGGGCGCTGGCCGGCGAGGGCATCAACATCCAGATGATCAGCACGTCGGAGATCAAGATCTCGTGCGTGGTGGCCGCCGCCGACGTCCACCGGGCGGTACGCGCCGTGCACCGGGCGTTCAGCCTCGACGCGGTTCGATGACGGTGCAGGAGGAGTTCTCGCGCCCGCGTCGAATTCGCCAACAACCCTAACATCGGTACGTCGAGACTGCGTCGCGGCCGGGCGACGCGGGGAGTTGTGCGCCCATGCGTCACCGTGCCGCGACGTCTTCCGAAAAACCCACGGTTCCAGTCAGGGGTCCCGACGTCCTCGCCGCGGCGTACGTCCAGACGCGCGATCCCGCCACCCGGGACGCGCTAGTCCGCTTGTGCGCGCCGCTCGTCCGGGGGGTGGCATCCGAGTACGCGGGGGCGGGGGCGTACGACGACCTCGTGCAGGTCGGCTACCTTGGGCTCCTGCACGCCATCGAGCACTACGATCCGGCCCGGGGTACGCCGTTCGTGCTCTTCGCCCGGCACTTCATCCGGGGCGAGATCCGGCACTACCTGCGGGACCATCACACCACCATGCGCCGGCCCCGGTGGCTCGAGCGCGTGAACGAGCAGATCGAGCAGGCCACCTATCGCCATCTCGAGGACCATGGTCGTTACCCGGGGCTGGCCGACCTGGCCGCCGCGCTCGGCGTGGACGAGGAGGTGCTGGCGCAGGTATTGCGCACGCGCCAGGCGGTGCGCATCCTGTCCCTGGACGTCGAGACCGAAGACGGCGATCCTGGCATCGACCCGGCGCAGGTCGCGGGGTTGCGGGTACAATGGGACGCCGCCGTCGAGGATCGCCTGGTTCTCCTCGACGCCCTGATGCGCCTGAGCCCCCTCCAGCGCGCGGTGGTCTTTTACATCTTCTTTACGGATTTGACGCAGGTAGAGACGGCTCGCCGCCTGGGCATCTCGCAGAAGCACGTCTCGCGGGTGCTGGCCGGAGCGCTGGTGCGTCTGCGGGCGATGCTCCACGCCGGCACTGGCCTGCCGGCGCAGCACCCCCGCGTCCTGGATCTTGGCGGGCCCGCCGACGATCAACCGCCCCTGCGGGCCACCCGGCTTGGCTCTGACCGGGGGCACCCTCAGGCCGAGCCCGTGTCCTCCTCGTAGCGCGCCTTCAGCGCCTGCACCACCGACGGATCGGCGAGCGTGGTGGTGTCGCCCAGCACACGCCCCTCGCCGATGTCGCGCAGCAGGCGGCGCATGATCTTGCCGCTGCGCGTCTTGGGCAGCTCGGCCGTGAACAGGATCCG is a window encoding:
- a CDS encoding aspartate kinase — translated: MALIVQKYGGTSVATAERVRHVAGRVVATRRAGHEVVVVVSAPGDMTDELIARAREISPRPPARELDMLLAVGEQISIALLSMAIQELGQEAISLTGSQVRILTDGVHTKARILEVDRRRIDAELARGRVVVVAGFQGVTPDHEITTLGRGGSDVTAVALASALGAAACEIYTDVAGVFSADPRVVPEARKLDVISYDEMLEMASSGAVVLQTRSVEYAKHYRVRLHVRSTWSEEPGTIVEEVPTMERVRLVTGVTHDLDVARITIRDVPDVPGIAHRIFSALAARHINVDMIVQTASRDGRADISFTVTKADAALAEEVTREVAREIGAAEVAAAQDVAKVSIVGAGMASNPGVAATMFGALAGEGINIQMISTSEIKISCVVAAADVHRAVRAVHRAFSLDAVR
- a CDS encoding sigma-70 family RNA polymerase sigma factor codes for the protein MRHRAATSSEKPTVPVRGPDVLAAAYVQTRDPATRDALVRLCAPLVRGVASEYAGAGAYDDLVQVGYLGLLHAIEHYDPARGTPFVLFARHFIRGEIRHYLRDHHTTMRRPRWLERVNEQIEQATYRHLEDHGRYPGLADLAAALGVDEEVLAQVLRTRQAVRILSLDVETEDGDPGIDPAQVAGLRVQWDAAVEDRLVLLDALMRLSPLQRAVVFYIFFTDLTQVETARRLGISQKHVSRVLAGALVRLRAMLHAGTGLPAQHPRVLDLGGPADDQPPLRATRLGSDRGHPQAEPVSSS